From one Haloferax marinisediminis genomic stretch:
- a CDS encoding uracil-DNA glycosylase, which translates to MDAHQRQFRNPFSMDTACTNCEALCEVREQVVHGYGDVGAEFLFVGEAPSADAERTGVPFTGDDAGERVQRILGELGFSRSDPDAEEPDVQNVFLTYLTRCRHPERGPTDNEISTCEPFLNAEIRMINPHIIVPVGQAALEALAFDYTTRAADSFDVEAEHATTIRGRGFELVPMMDPDKQTDADTEAFVEHVRESVFSRDYRQTKGRRSR; encoded by the coding sequence GTGGACGCACACCAACGCCAGTTCCGGAACCCCTTCTCGATGGACACCGCCTGCACGAACTGCGAGGCCCTCTGTGAGGTCCGCGAGCAGGTCGTCCACGGCTACGGCGACGTGGGCGCAGAGTTCCTCTTCGTCGGCGAGGCACCGAGTGCGGACGCAGAGCGAACGGGCGTCCCCTTCACCGGTGACGACGCGGGCGAGCGTGTCCAGCGAATCCTCGGTGAACTCGGCTTTTCGCGCTCCGACCCCGACGCCGAGGAACCCGACGTGCAGAACGTCTTTCTCACGTATCTGACCCGCTGTCGACACCCCGAACGCGGCCCGACAGACAACGAAATCTCGACGTGTGAACCCTTCTTGAATGCCGAGATTCGGATGATAAACCCGCACATCATCGTCCCCGTCGGACAGGCCGCACTGGAGGCGCTCGCGTTCGATTACACGACACGCGCGGCAGACAGTTTCGACGTGGAAGCCGAACACGCGACGACAATCCGCGGCCGTGGGTTCGAACTCGTGCCGATGATGGACCCCGACAAGCAGACCGACGCAGACACCGAGGCGTTCGTCGAACACGTTCGTGAGTCGGTGTTCAGTCGCGATTACCGCCAGACGAAAGGCCGCCGGAGTCGCTGA